From the Flavobacterium galactosidilyticum genome, one window contains:
- a CDS encoding NAD kinase, translating to MKVAIYGQYYQNSTQPIINDIFVFFTKNNVEMIIEANFLSMIYERKLVENQYKTFSSHTELDSSFDMLISIGGDGTILRAATLVRDSGIPILGINAGRLGFLASVQKENIASFLQSVLDKKYTLSKRALLSINCSTPNESIEEMNFAMNEITVSRKDTTAMITIDTYLNGEYLNSYWADGLIISTPTGTTGYNLSCGGPILTPDVKSLVITPIAPHNLTTRPLVVPDNTEIRLKVSGREPNYLVSLDSRVTSVKNESILTLNKTPFQINMVEIPQETFVKTLRNKLLWGEDKRN from the coding sequence ATGAAAGTAGCTATCTACGGTCAATATTATCAGAACAGTACACAACCCATCATAAACGACATCTTTGTTTTTTTTACTAAAAACAATGTAGAAATGATCATTGAAGCTAATTTTTTATCCATGATTTACGAGCGCAAGCTGGTAGAGAATCAATATAAAACTTTTAGTTCACACACAGAACTTGATTCTAGTTTTGACATGCTAATCAGTATTGGAGGAGACGGAACAATTTTAAGAGCAGCAACATTAGTAAGAGATTCTGGAATTCCTATTTTAGGTATTAATGCAGGGAGACTTGGTTTCCTGGCAAGTGTGCAAAAAGAAAACATTGCATCATTCCTGCAATCTGTTTTAGATAAAAAGTACACTCTTTCGAAAAGAGCCTTACTAAGCATAAATTGTTCAACACCTAATGAATCCATTGAAGAAATGAATTTTGCGATGAACGAAATTACGGTTAGCAGAAAAGATACTACTGCCATGATCACGATTGACACCTACTTAAATGGCGAATATTTAAACTCCTATTGGGCGGACGGATTAATTATTTCAACGCCAACAGGAACTACGGGCTATAACTTGAGTTGCGGTGGACCAATCCTAACTCCCGACGTAAAAAGTTTAGTTATTACACCAATTGCTCCACACAATCTAACAACGAGACCACTGGTAGTTCCGGATAATACAGAAATCAGATTAAAAGTTTCAGGACGAGAACCAAACTATCTCGTTTCCCTGGACTCAAGAGTTACATCAGTAAAAAATGAATCTATCTTGACATTAAATAAAACTCCTTTTCAAATTAATATGGTAGAAATACCGCAAGAAACTTTTGTAAAAACATTGCGTAACAAATTACTTTGGGGAGAGGACAAGAGAAATTAA
- the murI gene encoding glutamate racemase: protein MENNQAIGIFDSGIGGTSIWNAIHELLPYEKTIYLADSKNAPYGQKSKEEIIMLSMKNVDFLINMKCKLIVVACNTATTNAIRELRAKYDIPFIGIEPAIKPAVTHSKTQIIGILATQGTLNSELFNKTAEKYQDTKIIEQVGHGLVQLIENGEIESPEMTQLLESYLQPMIKANIDYLVLGCSHYPYLIPQIKKILPEHIRIIDSGQAVAKQTQKLLKEKIGFTSATNNEPTFYSNTNPKVLNEILGCKYNVEQKEF from the coding sequence ATGGAAAACAATCAGGCTATAGGAATTTTCGACTCAGGAATAGGCGGTACTTCTATTTGGAATGCTATACATGAGCTACTCCCGTACGAAAAAACAATTTATCTTGCAGATAGCAAAAATGCTCCTTACGGCCAAAAGTCAAAAGAAGAGATTATAATGTTAAGCATGAAAAATGTAGATTTTCTGATTAACATGAAATGCAAGTTAATCGTAGTAGCATGTAATACTGCAACAACCAACGCAATTCGTGAATTAAGAGCAAAATATGACATTCCCTTCATAGGAATTGAACCTGCAATAAAGCCAGCTGTAACCCACTCTAAAACACAAATCATAGGGATACTTGCTACTCAAGGCACTTTGAACAGTGAGCTTTTTAATAAAACCGCTGAAAAGTATCAGGATACTAAAATAATAGAACAAGTAGGACACGGATTAGTTCAGTTGATTGAAAATGGTGAAATAGAATCACCTGAAATGACTCAACTATTAGAATCGTACCTTCAACCGATGATCAAAGCTAATATCGACTATTTAGTATTAGGATGTAGTCACTATCCCTACCTTATACCTCAGATAAAGAAGATTCTTCCGGAACACATTCGCATTATAGACTCTGGCCAAGCTGTAGCGAAACAAACCCAAAAATTATTAAAGGAAAAAATAGGATTTACATCGGCAACCAATAATGAGCCTACCTTTTACAGTAATACAAATCCAAAAGTCTTAAATGAAATTTTAGGATGTAAATATAATGTTGAACAAAAAGAATTCTAG
- a CDS encoding dodecin family protein has translation MSVLKVIEVLSSSELSWEDAARAGVAKASQTIKHIRSVYVKEQSAKVSNGGITEFRVNMKITFQLE, from the coding sequence ATGTCAGTATTAAAAGTTATAGAAGTCCTTTCAAGCTCAGAGTTAAGTTGGGAAGATGCTGCACGTGCAGGTGTTGCAAAAGCATCACAAACTATAAAACACATTCGTTCTGTTTATGTCAAAGAACAAAGTGCTAAAGTCAGCAATGGCGGAATTACGGAATTCCGAGTAAACATGAAAATTACTTTCCAACTAGAATAA
- a CDS encoding CBS domain-containing protein — MTEITEYISNDFKAIDSHDTISDVQTFFEDMHFSHFPIIEGGIYIGSIAAEDIETFDFDKKVTDYRFTLEGFFARTTTIWLDVLEVFAKNHTNLVPVLDENNAYVGYYEIEDIMKFFHETPFLKEPGAIIIVKKAVLDYSMSQIAQIVESNNGKVLGIFISEADVNSVEVTLKISLGAINEIVQTFRRYDYEIISEHQEDNYINNLKERSEYLDKYLNV, encoded by the coding sequence ATGACAGAAATTACAGAATATATTTCCAATGATTTTAAAGCGATTGATAGTCACGATACCATATCTGACGTTCAAACGTTTTTTGAGGATATGCACTTTTCACATTTTCCAATAATCGAAGGGGGAATTTACATTGGGAGTATTGCCGCAGAAGATATTGAAACATTTGATTTTGATAAAAAAGTAACGGATTATCGCTTCACATTAGAAGGTTTTTTTGCCCGAACCACAACTATTTGGTTAGATGTATTGGAAGTGTTTGCAAAAAACCACACTAATCTAGTTCCTGTTTTAGACGAAAATAATGCTTATGTAGGTTATTACGAAATAGAAGATATCATGAAATTTTTTCATGAGACACCATTTTTAAAAGAGCCAGGAGCAATTATTATTGTTAAGAAAGCAGTTCTAGATTATTCGATGAGTCAAATCGCTCAAATTGTAGAAAGCAATAATGGTAAAGTTTTAGGAATATTTATATCTGAAGCTGATGTAAATAGTGTCGAAGTGACTTTGAAAATAAGTTTGGGAGCCATTAATGAAATAGTACAAACTTTTAGAAGATATGACTACGAAATCATTTCGGAACATCAAGAAGATAATTACATCAACAATTTAAAGGAACGCTCAGAATATCTCGATAAATACCTTAATGTATAA
- a CDS encoding gamma carbonic anhydrase family protein, producing the protein MLIKSVNGKTPTIPEDCYVAENATIVGDVTFGANCSVWFNAVIRGDVNVIRIGDKVNIQDGAVIHCTYQKHPTIIGNNVSIGHNAIVHGCVILDNVLIGMGAIVMDNCIIESNAIVAAGAVVTQNTVVAAGTIWAGVPAKKVKDIDQSNFAGEIERISNNYVMYSSWFKEEE; encoded by the coding sequence ATGCTAATAAAATCTGTAAATGGCAAAACACCTACAATTCCTGAAGATTGTTATGTAGCCGAAAACGCGACTATTGTTGGAGATGTTACTTTTGGAGCAAACTGTAGTGTTTGGTTCAATGCGGTTATAAGAGGTGACGTGAATGTCATAAGGATAGGGGATAAAGTTAATATCCAAGATGGAGCGGTAATTCATTGTACCTATCAAAAACACCCTACAATTATAGGCAACAATGTATCTATAGGTCATAATGCAATTGTACATGGCTGCGTTATACTGGATAATGTGTTAATAGGAATGGGTGCAATTGTAATGGATAATTGTATTATAGAAAGTAATGCAATTGTAGCGGCGGGTGCTGTAGTTACTCAAAATACCGTTGTTGCTGCTGGGACAATTTGGGCTGGTGTTCCCGCCAAGAAAGTAAAAGATATTGACCAATCTAATTTTGCGGGAGAAATCGAGCGTATTTCTAATAATTACGTAATGTATTCCAGTTGGTTCAAAGAGGAAGAATAG
- a CDS encoding NifU family protein — translation MNKVTVKETQNPTILKFEFQDFITQNESFEFKNIDDAKASPLAQQLFYLPFVKTVYISGNFIAIEKYSIVEWDDVKDAVAEQIEKFLTDGGTIITVDENKTKKQPVTVYGETTPNPSALKFVVSKMLTKNAIEFKNIDQTSASPLARELFNFPYVKEIFIDENYISVTKYEINDWQEITLELRSFIKQYIENGGTVLDENYVATVIAEEDTKAAAFDNLDVTSQQIINILEEYVKPAVQADGGNIAFESYNEEDKTVKVILQGACSGCPSSTFTLKSGIENMLKSMLNDESIKVEAANG, via the coding sequence ATGAATAAAGTTACCGTAAAAGAGACCCAAAATCCAACCATATTAAAGTTTGAATTTCAAGACTTTATCACTCAGAACGAAAGTTTTGAATTTAAAAATATCGATGACGCAAAAGCATCTCCACTTGCTCAGCAATTATTTTATTTACCATTTGTAAAAACAGTTTACATTTCAGGTAATTTCATAGCAATTGAAAAGTATAGCATTGTGGAATGGGATGATGTAAAAGATGCCGTAGCAGAACAAATAGAAAAATTTTTAACAGATGGCGGAACAATCATTACCGTCGACGAGAATAAAACAAAAAAACAGCCTGTTACTGTATACGGTGAAACGACTCCTAATCCTTCAGCATTAAAGTTTGTTGTTAGCAAAATGCTTACTAAAAATGCAATCGAATTTAAAAATATCGATCAAACATCTGCGTCACCACTAGCAAGGGAGCTATTCAACTTTCCTTATGTGAAAGAAATTTTTATTGATGAAAATTACATCTCAGTGACTAAATACGAGATTAACGATTGGCAAGAAATAACTTTAGAATTAAGAAGTTTTATCAAACAATATATTGAAAATGGCGGAACTGTTTTAGACGAAAATTACGTTGCGACAGTAATAGCTGAAGAAGACACTAAGGCTGCAGCATTTGATAATCTAGATGTAACATCACAACAAATCATTAACATACTTGAAGAATATGTAAAACCAGCAGTGCAAGCTGATGGTGGAAACATAGCTTTTGAATCGTACAATGAAGAAGATAAGACGGTAAAAGTAATTTTACAAGGTGCTTGCAGCGGTTGTCCATCTTCTACTTTCACGCTAAAAAGCGGAATCGAAAACATGTTAAAAAGCATGTTGAATGATGAAAGCATAAAAGTTGAAGCAGCGAACGGATAA
- a CDS encoding BamA/OMP85 family outer membrane protein — MRLSLVIKKENEDSEKQVNKLNNFLVLNKSIKIALTVLIFGSFTAVKAQERVPFDQGKKYILADVAIVGDISFNSQTVVTFSGLQKGQQITIPGEEISTAIKKLGKLGLFDEISFYVNRIQNDSIYLDLNIVELPKLSEVKFVGVKKSKVEALIKDNSLNKGKVVNENLITTTKNYIENKYKKDGFFNTKVNINTVKDTANANQVNMLVTIDKGEKVKIHKIDFVGNTKLSNKTLSKAMKDTKQKNVFRVLKASKFIKDKYKKDLEKVIEVYKEKGYRDARIVSDSVAYNKEKNALDIKINVEEGNKYYFGDIKFLGNTIYTDQGLSQILGVKKGDTYNGVLLEKRIADKSKPDAEDITNLYQNNGYLFSNINAVEVKTANDTIDFEIRVTEGPIAYFNKITVVGNDKTNDRVIYRELRTKPGEKYSKDQLVRTIREIGQLGFFDPEAIDPKFKNVDSGAGTVDIEYNLIEKGSSQIELQGGYGGGGFIGTLGLSFNNFSARNLLNKEAYKPLPMGDGQKVSLRLQASTYFQTYSVSFSEPWFGGKKPVSFSTSLSYSKQYLNDYITQRADKSKSFDILTLSVGIAKRLTVPDDYFVLSQAISYQHYALNNYNTGLFTFGNGTSRNLAYTVGLTRSSKGLNPIFPTYGSEFSLSAKLTPPYSLFNGVNYATLGDQAEYKLKNTVDRQNVPDANGNIVNIGDYIDANGNKVNSFNLAAEDVSKVDQKRFNWLEYYKIKFKADTYTKLYGKLVLRALAEFGFMGSYNQERGSVPFERFYLGGDGLANYSMDGRETIQLRGYPNNSLTPTIEDKNDPRFGQQIGATVYNKFSMELRYPITLKSSASIYALAFAEAGSSYADFKSYNPFDLSRSAGVGLRVFMPAFGLLGIDFGHGFDALPGQTKPNGWETHFIIGQQF; from the coding sequence ATGAGGCTATCATTAGTTATCAAAAAAGAGAACGAAGATTCGGAAAAACAAGTGAACAAATTAAATAATTTTTTAGTGTTAAATAAAAGTATAAAGATAGCCCTTACTGTATTAATTTTCGGAAGTTTTACAGCAGTTAAAGCCCAAGAAAGAGTTCCTTTTGATCAGGGCAAAAAATATATTTTAGCAGATGTTGCAATAGTTGGAGACATTAGCTTCAATTCACAAACTGTAGTTACTTTTTCTGGATTACAAAAAGGACAACAAATAACAATTCCTGGTGAAGAAATTAGTACAGCCATCAAAAAACTTGGAAAATTAGGTCTTTTTGATGAAATCTCATTTTATGTAAACAGAATACAAAACGATAGTATTTATCTTGATTTAAACATCGTTGAATTACCTAAATTAAGCGAAGTAAAATTTGTAGGAGTTAAAAAATCTAAAGTAGAAGCTTTAATTAAAGACAATAGCTTAAATAAAGGAAAAGTAGTCAATGAAAACTTGATCACAACTACTAAAAACTACATTGAAAATAAGTATAAAAAAGATGGCTTTTTTAACACAAAAGTAAACATCAACACGGTTAAGGATACCGCAAATGCAAACCAGGTCAATATGCTTGTTACTATTGATAAAGGTGAGAAAGTAAAAATCCACAAGATTGATTTTGTAGGTAACACTAAATTATCAAATAAGACTTTGAGCAAAGCAATGAAAGACACGAAACAAAAAAATGTTTTTCGCGTTTTAAAAGCATCTAAATTCATAAAAGACAAGTACAAAAAAGATTTAGAAAAAGTAATTGAAGTTTATAAAGAAAAAGGATATCGTGATGCTAGGATAGTTTCCGATTCTGTTGCTTATAATAAGGAAAAAAATGCTTTAGACATAAAAATCAATGTAGAAGAAGGAAATAAATATTATTTCGGAGACATTAAATTTTTAGGAAATACTATCTATACTGATCAAGGACTTTCTCAAATATTAGGAGTTAAAAAAGGAGACACTTATAATGGGGTTTTACTTGAAAAAAGAATTGCTGACAAGTCTAAACCAGATGCAGAAGATATTACCAACTTGTATCAAAACAATGGGTACTTATTTTCTAACATAAATGCAGTGGAAGTAAAAACAGCAAATGACACTATTGATTTTGAAATAAGAGTTACAGAAGGCCCAATTGCTTATTTCAACAAAATCACAGTTGTAGGAAATGACAAAACAAATGACCGTGTAATATACCGCGAATTACGAACTAAGCCAGGTGAAAAATACAGTAAAGATCAATTAGTAAGAACAATAAGAGAGATTGGTCAATTAGGATTTTTTGATCCGGAAGCAATTGATCCAAAATTTAAAAATGTAGATTCAGGAGCAGGAACAGTCGATATTGAATACAATCTTATTGAAAAAGGATCAAGCCAAATTGAACTTCAAGGAGGTTATGGCGGTGGTGGTTTCATAGGAACGCTTGGTCTATCATTCAACAACTTCTCTGCTAGGAACCTATTAAACAAGGAAGCGTATAAACCACTGCCTATGGGTGATGGGCAAAAAGTATCTTTGCGTTTACAAGCAAGTACATACTTTCAAACGTATAGTGTTTCCTTTTCGGAACCATGGTTTGGTGGTAAAAAACCAGTATCATTTAGCACCTCGTTATCTTACAGTAAGCAATATTTGAATGACTATATCACTCAGAGAGCAGATAAATCAAAAAGTTTTGATATCTTAACGCTATCTGTTGGTATTGCTAAAAGACTTACGGTGCCAGATGATTATTTTGTATTATCACAAGCGATAAGTTACCAGCATTATGCTTTAAATAACTATAATACTGGATTGTTTACATTCGGAAATGGTACTTCAAGAAACCTAGCCTATACAGTAGGACTTACAAGAAGTAGTAAAGGTCTTAATCCTATATTCCCAACATATGGTTCGGAATTTAGTTTAAGTGCTAAATTAACACCTCCATATTCATTATTTAATGGAGTTAATTATGCAACATTAGGCGATCAAGCAGAGTATAAATTAAAGAATACAGTTGACAGACAAAACGTACCTGATGCGAATGGAAACATTGTAAACATTGGGGATTACATAGACGCTAACGGTAATAAGGTAAACAGCTTTAATCTAGCGGCTGAAGATGTAAGTAAAGTGGATCAAAAAAGATTTAATTGGTTAGAATATTATAAAATAAAATTTAAAGCGGATACTTATACTAAACTTTATGGTAAATTAGTTCTTAGAGCATTAGCAGAATTTGGTTTTATGGGTTCTTACAATCAAGAAAGAGGATCAGTTCCTTTTGAAAGATTTTACCTTGGTGGTGATGGTTTAGCTAACTACTCGATGGATGGTAGAGAAACGATTCAGCTTAGAGGTTATCCAAACAATTCATTAACACCTACAATTGAGGATAAAAATGATCCTAGATTTGGACAACAAATTGGGGCAACCGTATATAACAAGTTTTCAATGGAATTACGTTATCCTATAACATTAAAATCATCGGCTTCCATTTATGCATTAGCATTCGCAGAAGCAGGTTCGTCTTATGCTGATTTCAAAAGCTATAATCCTTTTGACTTAAGCCGATCAGCAGGAGTTGGCTTACGTGTTTTTATGCCAGCATTTGGTCTTTTGGGTATTGATTTCGGGCACGGATTTGACGCTTTACCAGGACAAACTAAACCAAATGGTTGGGAAACTCACTTTATTATTGGACAACAATTCTAG
- a CDS encoding OmpH family outer membrane protein translates to MKQIKTLLIAAILMLGANQTITAQAKTAHVDVSEIMTKMPAMLDAQKQLEKLSTTYDADYKKMVEEYQAKLKKYEAEAATVTEAINGDRSKEVQDMQKRIVDYRDNAQKELQQKESDIVKPLMEKVRASIQKVGKAKGFQYVLDGSTLLLADGPNLTADVKKDLGF, encoded by the coding sequence ATGAAACAAATCAAAACTCTATTAATTGCTGCAATCTTAATGTTAGGAGCAAACCAAACAATTACCGCACAAGCAAAGACAGCTCATGTTGATGTAAGTGAGATTATGACGAAAATGCCAGCAATGTTAGATGCTCAAAAACAATTAGAGAAATTGAGTACTACTTATGATGCTGACTACAAAAAAATGGTTGAAGAATACCAAGCAAAATTAAAAAAATACGAAGCTGAAGCAGCAACCGTTACTGAAGCAATAAATGGAGATCGTTCTAAAGAAGTTCAGGACATGCAAAAAAGAATTGTTGACTATAGAGACAACGCTCAAAAAGAATTACAACAAAAAGAATCAGATATCGTTAAGCCTTTAATGGAAAAAGTAAGAGCTTCTATCCAAAAAGTGGGTAAAGCAAAAGGATTCCAATACGTACTTGATGGATCTACACTTTTACTTGCAGATGGTCCAAACTTGACTGCAGATGTAAAAAAAGATTTAGGTTTCTAG
- a CDS encoding isoprenyl transferase produces the protein MNLIQNIDATRLPKHLAIIMDGNGRWAKQQGLLRALGHESGTKSVKVIIEASAKLGIEFLTLYAFSTENWNRPKLEVETLMRVLINSLKKELTTLQKNNIKLSAIGNLEQLPKSAQKELLDVIEKTKNNTKMTLTLALSYGSRDEIVNAVRNICSKVKNNIISIDTIDDSIINEHLYTQNLPDVDLLIRTSGEHRISNFLLWQIAYAELYFTDILWPDFKEQDLYEAIISYQKRERRFGKTSEQIK, from the coding sequence ATGAATTTAATACAGAATATTGACGCAACAAGACTGCCAAAACACCTTGCTATCATTATGGATGGTAATGGACGTTGGGCAAAACAGCAAGGACTTTTAAGAGCTTTGGGCCATGAAAGTGGCACTAAATCAGTAAAAGTTATCATAGAAGCAAGTGCGAAACTAGGAATTGAGTTTTTGACTTTATATGCGTTCTCAACCGAAAATTGGAACAGACCAAAACTGGAAGTAGAAACCTTAATGAGAGTACTTATAAACTCCTTAAAAAAGGAATTAACAACACTTCAGAAAAACAACATCAAGCTTAGTGCTATTGGTAATTTAGAGCAATTACCTAAATCAGCACAAAAAGAACTTCTCGATGTTATTGAAAAAACGAAAAACAATACTAAAATGACGCTAACCTTAGCGTTAAGCTACGGCTCTAGAGACGAAATTGTCAATGCGGTAAGAAATATATGTAGTAAAGTTAAAAATAATATAATTTCAATAGACACTATTGACGATTCCATTATTAATGAGCATCTTTACACGCAAAATTTACCAGACGTAGATTTATTAATACGAACAAGTGGAGAACATAGAATAAGTAACTTTTTGTTATGGCAAATTGCCTACGCAGAATTGTATTTTACTGATATATTATGGCCAGACTTTAAAGAACAAGATTTATATGAGGCTATCATTAGTTATCAAAAAAGAGAACGAAGATTCGGAAAAACAAGTGAACAAATTAAATAA
- a CDS encoding DUF6089 family protein → MKKIFYLLICFFSLVNTQAQIHEVGVFLGGSNYIGDIGPTTYVSPNKAAFGLLYKWNKSPRHSYKVSYIQSQITSNDRASQESSRNLREYRFDNDLKELSVGLEFNFFDFNLHQLNTKLTPYVSSGVSYFFSKYNLDLPGSVVEGRTERRKSIAIPMIVGIKSNITPHFILALETGARYTLTDNIDGSFYENFGNINNNDWYVFTGVTLTYTFGEKPCYCAQ, encoded by the coding sequence ATGAAAAAGATTTTCTACTTACTTATTTGCTTTTTTTCCCTAGTTAATACCCAAGCACAGATACATGAGGTTGGTGTTTTTCTAGGTGGAAGCAACTATATAGGAGATATAGGTCCTACGACTTATGTATCGCCAAACAAAGCTGCTTTTGGTTTGCTCTATAAGTGGAATAAAAGTCCTAGACATTCTTATAAAGTGTCTTATATACAATCTCAAATCACTTCAAATGATAGAGCTTCACAAGAGAGTAGCAGAAATCTTAGAGAATATCGATTTGACAATGATTTAAAGGAGCTTTCAGTAGGTTTAGAATTCAACTTTTTTGATTTTAATCTTCATCAACTGAATACTAAACTTACACCTTATGTTTCATCAGGTGTAAGTTATTTTTTCAGTAAATACAATTTAGACTTACCAGGCTCAGTCGTAGAAGGACGAACAGAAAGAAGAAAATCAATTGCAATACCAATGATTGTAGGAATCAAAAGTAACATAACACCTCACTTTATCCTTGCTTTAGAAACTGGAGCACGATATACACTGACAGACAATATAGACGGAAGTTTTTATGAAAATTTTGGAAATATAAATAACAATGATTGGTATGTATTTACAGGAGTTACTTTAACGTATACTTTTGGCGAGAAACCGTGTTATTGTGCACAATAA
- a CDS encoding OmpH family outer membrane protein — MKKQFLYVFLALITTATINAQARGTKLGYIDMEYILENVADYGEAKIQLEQKAQKWKLEIETKKIEINKLKDALKAEKVLLTKELIEEREAEITFLENENLEYQQKRFGANGDLITQKSVLVKPIQDQVFTAVQDIAERLKYDFIFDKTSDLTMLFAAKRFDISEQVLKALNRTDKREQLTKKQQKELEAKESKEDAIDDNPALAERQKLLDDKKAAREKILEDRRLLQEQKKKEFDDKRKQILEDREAKKNGTVPSNAKKVDPAEDAEARKQNFEDAKQKKAEAQAKTLEDRRKVIEDRKIELEEKRQQTLEEREAKKSGTVSANVKKEAAVVPTASSDTIKEAITEAKEKQAEVQAKTVEDRKKIIEDRKKELEAKRLKTIQEREALKKAKQEKLKENTNNN; from the coding sequence ATGAAAAAACAATTTTTGTATGTATTTTTAGCCTTAATTACAACAGCTACAATTAACGCTCAAGCCAGAGGTACAAAACTAGGCTACATTGACATGGAATACATTTTAGAAAATGTAGCTGATTATGGTGAAGCAAAAATTCAATTAGAACAAAAAGCTCAGAAGTGGAAATTAGAAATTGAAACTAAAAAAATAGAAATCAACAAACTAAAAGATGCATTAAAAGCAGAAAAAGTTTTATTAACAAAGGAATTAATTGAAGAAAGAGAAGCAGAAATTACATTTCTTGAAAATGAAAATCTAGAATATCAACAAAAAAGGTTTGGTGCTAATGGGGATTTGATTACTCAAAAATCAGTTTTAGTAAAACCCATCCAAGATCAAGTATTCACGGCAGTTCAGGATATTGCAGAGCGACTGAAATATGATTTCATATTTGACAAAACATCGGACTTAACAATGTTATTTGCTGCAAAAAGATTTGACATTAGTGAACAAGTTTTAAAAGCACTAAATCGTACAGATAAAAGAGAACAACTTACTAAAAAGCAACAAAAAGAACTTGAAGCTAAAGAAAGTAAAGAAGATGCAATCGATGACAATCCAGCATTAGCAGAAAGACAAAAGCTCTTAGATGACAAAAAAGCAGCTAGAGAAAAAATTCTAGAGGATAGAAGATTATTGCAAGAGCAGAAAAAGAAAGAGTTTGACGACAAACGAAAACAAATTCTAGAAGATCGCGAGGCTAAGAAAAATGGCACAGTACCTAGTAACGCGAAGAAAGTAGACCCAGCAGAAGATGCCGAAGCGAGAAAGCAAAATTTTGAAGATGCTAAGCAAAAAAAAGCGGAAGCACAAGCAAAAACTTTAGAAGACCGCAGGAAAGTTATAGAAGACCGTAAAATAGAATTAGAAGAAAAAAGACAGCAAACTCTTGAAGAAAGAGAAGCAAAAAAAAGTGGCACGGTTTCTGCAAATGTTAAAAAAGAAGCCGCTGTTGTACCAACAGCAAGTTCTGACACCATAAAAGAAGCTATTACTGAAGCTAAAGAAAAACAAGCGGAAGTACAAGCAAAGACAGTAGAAGATCGAAAAAAAATTATTGAAGATCGCAAAAAAGAATTGGAAGCAAAAAGATTAAAAACGATACAAGAAAGAGAGGCTTTAAAAAAAGCAAAACAAGAAAAATTAAAAGAAAATACAAACAATAATTAA
- a CDS encoding pyridoxine 5'-phosphate synthase, producing MTKLSVNINKIATLRNARGGNVPDLLKVATDIQKFGAQGITIHPRPDERHIRYQDARDLKPIVYTEFNIEGNPQHNFIDLVLECKPEQVTLVPDAIGAITSSAGWDTVKNQTYLTEMIQEFQRHGIRTSIFVDPIHEMIEGAKKTGTDRIELYTEAFAHQYSLGNERGIDPYINAAIYANELELGINAGHDLSLDNIQFFKQNIPGLLEVSIGHALISEALYLGLENVVNMYLQKLK from the coding sequence ATGACAAAGTTAAGCGTTAACATCAATAAAATAGCCACTTTACGTAATGCTCGTGGTGGTAATGTTCCAGATTTATTAAAAGTAGCCACTGATATTCAGAAATTTGGTGCGCAAGGAATAACCATTCATCCGCGTCCTGACGAGCGCCACATTCGCTACCAAGATGCGCGCGATTTAAAACCAATTGTTTATACCGAGTTTAATATTGAAGGTAATCCCCAGCATAATTTTATTGATTTAGTTCTTGAATGTAAGCCAGAACAAGTAACGTTAGTGCCTGATGCCATTGGTGCCATTACTTCATCGGCGGGTTGGGATACGGTAAAAAACCAAACGTATTTAACAGAGATGATTCAAGAGTTTCAGCGTCATGGTATTCGCACCTCTATTTTTGTAGATCCTATTCATGAAATGATTGAAGGCGCTAAAAAAACCGGAACGGATCGAATCGAGTTGTATACAGAAGCTTTTGCGCATCAATACAGTCTTGGTAACGAACGAGGAATTGATCCTTATATAAATGCAGCGATTTATGCAAATGAGTTGGAGTTGGGAATCAATGCCGGTCACGATTTAAGTTTGGATAATATTCAGTTTTTTAAACAAAATATTCCCGGTTTACTCGAAGTTTCTATAGGTCACGCATTAATTTCCGAAGCTCTTTATTTAGGGTTAGAAAACGTGGTGAATATGTATTTGCAAAAACTAAAATAA